A section of the Oncorhynchus tshawytscha isolate Ot180627B linkage group LG09, Otsh_v2.0, whole genome shotgun sequence genome encodes:
- the LOC121838737 gene encoding transcription activator BRG1-like, with the protein MSIPDPPMGGTPRLGPSPGPGPSPGAMRGPSPSPGSAHSMMGPSPGPPASGHSHPQQGPSGYPQENMHQMHKPMEGMHEKGMSDDPRYGPMKSMGMRPGGGHIGMGPPPSPMDQHSQDYPSPLGSSEHSPNPVPANSPPPGPMMPSGPGVPMEGGDPQAMGQQSLGGFLSGGSVPGGVGPGGPTPFNQNQLHQLRAQIMAYKMLARSQPLPDHLQMAVQGKKPMSGMQQQPGMPNMTPSSGPGAWPGQPPANYNRPLGMLGPNMPPPGPSGVLPGMQGQPTNGPPKQWPEGPMVNAAAPSSAPQKLIPPQPIGRPSPAPPSPQPPPMVLHQKQNRITPIQKPHGLDSVEILQEREYRLQARVLRHVASKNHLSSVPTLTTEFQTASGSNVSTRTVRRELHEMGFHGRV; encoded by the exons ATGTCCATCCCAGACCCCCCCATGGGAGGGACACCTCGGCTGGGCCCCTCCCCAGGACCGGGGCCTTCTCCAGGAGCCATGAGGGGACCCAGCCCTTCCCCAGGCTCTGCACATAGCATGATGGGACCCAGCCCAGGTCCCCCAGCCTCTGGACACTCCCACCCACAACAGGGGCCCTCAGGATATCCTCAGGAGAATATGCATCAGATGCACAAA CCTATGGAAGGCATGCATGAGAAGGGCATGTCTGATGACCCTCGCTATGGACCAATGAAGAGCATGGGCATGAGACCAGGTGGAGGCCACATTGGAATGGGACCCCCTCCTAGCCCCAtggatcaacattcacaag ACTACCCCTCTCCACTGGGGAGTTCTGAGCACTCTCCCAACCCTGTGCCAGCCAACAGCCCTCCCCCCGGCCCCATGATGCCCTCTGGCCCAGGTGTCCCCATGGAGGGCGGTGACCCCCAGGCCATGGGCCAGCAGAGCCTCGGGGGTTTCCTAAGTGGTGGTTCTGTGCCAGGCGGGGTTGGGCCTGGTGGACCCACCCCCTTCAACCAAAACCAGCTGCACCAGCTCAGGGCCCAGATCATGGCCTACAAGATGCTGGCTCGCAGCCAGCCCCTACCAGACCACCTGCAGATGGCTGTGCAGGGCAAGAAGCCCATGTCAGGGATGCAGCAGCAGCCAGGGATGCCCAACATGACCCCTTCCTCTGGGCCTGGAGCGTGGCCTGGACAGCCACCAGCAAACTACAACAGACCACTTG GAATGTTAGGCCCAAACATGCCTCCTCCAGGACCCTCAGGTGTTCTTCCTGGTATGCAGGGCCAGCCCACCAATGGACCCCCTAAACAATGGCCAGAAG GGCCCATGGTGAATGCTGCTGCTCCATCCAGTGCCCCCCAGAAGCTGATTCCCCCTCAGCCCATTGGCAGACCCTCCCctgctcccccctccccccagcccCCACCCATGGTGCTGCACCAAAAACAGAACCGCATCACGCCCATCCAGAAGCCCCATGGCCTGGACTCAGTAGAGATCCTccaggagagagagtacaggctGCAGGCTCGAGTGCTGAGGCACGTAGcgagtaaaaatcatctgtcctccgttccaacactcactaccgagtttcaaactgcctctggaagcaacgtcagcacaagaactgttcgtcgggagcttcatgaaatgggtttccatggccgag TGTAA
- the LOC112234629 gene encoding LOW QUALITY PROTEIN: transcription activator BRG1 (The sequence of the model RefSeq protein was modified relative to this genomic sequence to represent the inferred CDS: substituted 1 base at 1 genomic stop codon), protein MSTPDPPMGGTPRPGPSPGPGPSPGAMRGPSPSPGSAHSMMGPSPGPPASGHSHPQQGPSGYPQENMHQMHKPMEGMHEKGMSDDPRYGPMKSMGMRPGGGHIGMGPPPSPMDQHSQGYPSPLGGSEHSPSPVPANGPPAGPMMPSGPGVPMEGGDPQSMGQQNRVGVPGPSGGSGPGGVGPGGPTPFNQNQLHQLRAQIMAYKMLARSQPLPDHLQMAVQGKRPMPGMQQQPGMPNMPPSSGPGAGPGQPPANYNRPHGMLGPNMPPPGPSGVPPGMQGQPTNGPPKQWPEGPMVNAAAPSSAPQKLIPPQPTGRPSPAPPLCPLLPPRXCPQTQSPGQPLQPPPMVLHQKQNRITPIQKPRGLDPVEILQEREYRLQARITHRIQELEHLPGSLAGDLRTKANIELKALRLLNFQRQLRQEVVVCMRRDTALETALNAKAYKRSKRQSLREARITEKLEKQQKIEQERKRRQKHQEYLNSILQHAKDFKEYHRSITAKLQKATKAVATYHANTEREQKKENERIEKERMRRLMAEDEEGYRKLIDQKKDKRLAYLLQQTDEYVANLTDLVRAHKADQALKDKKKKKKKKKKKKPESGEGQPPALGPDGEPLDETSQMSDLPVKVIHVDSGKILTGLDAPRAGQLDTWLEMNPGYEVAPRSDSEDSGSEEEEEEEEEPQPSQAPTEEKKKIPDPDTEDVSEVDARYIIEGAKQDVDDEYNSAEAAFARGLQSYYAVAHAVTETVDKQSTLLVNGQLKHYQIKGLEWLVSLYNNNLNGILADEMGLGKTIQTIGLITYLMEHKRINGPFLIIVPLSTLSNWVYEFDKWAPTVVKVSYKGSPQARRAFLPILRSGKFNVLLTTYEYIIKDKQVLAKLRWKYMIVDEGHRMKNHHCKLTVVLNTHYLAPRRLLLTGTPLQNKLPELWALLNFLLPTIFKSCTTFEQWFNAPFAMTGEKVDLNEEETILIIRRLHKVLRPFLLRRLKKEVESQLPEKVEYVIKCDMSALQRVLYRHMQAKGVLLTDGSEKDKKGKGGTKTLMNTIMQLRKICNHPYMFQQIEESFSEHLGFTGGVVSGPDLYRAAGKFELLDRILPKLMVTDHKVLLFCQMTSTMTIMEDYFGWRNFKYLRLDGTTKAEDRGMLLKTFNDPASQYFVFLLSTRAGGLGLNLQSADTVVIFDSDWNPHQDLQAQDRAHRIGQRNEVRVLRLCTVQSVEEKILAAAKYKLNVDQKVIQAGMFDQKSSSHERRAFLQAILEHEEQDEVGAPGGWRAGGALEEDEVPDDETVNQMIARSEEEFDQFMRMDLDRRREDARNPKRKPRLMEDDELPTWILKDDAEVERLTCEEEEEKMFGRGSRQRKEVDYSDSLTEKQWLKAIEDGNLEDLEEEVRHKKTTRKRKRDRDDMPGSATPSSSGGRSRDKDEEVKKAKKRGRPPAEKLSPNPPSLTKKMKKVVDTVIKYKDGSNGRQLSEVFIQLPSRKELPEYYELIRKPVDFRKIKERIRSHKYRSLNDLEKDVMLLCSNAQTFNLEGSLIYEDSIVLQSVFTSVRQKIEKEKEEESEGEESEEEEEEVDEGSESESRSVKVKIKLGRKEKEGRGKGQRRRGRGSRAKPVVSDDDSEEEQEEAGSVSGSEED, encoded by the exons ATGTCCACCCCAGACCCCCCCATGGGAGGGACGCCTCGGCCGGGCCCCTCCCCAGGACCGGGGCCTTCTCCAGGAGCCATGAGGGGACCCAGCCCTTCCCCGGGCTCTGCTCATAGCATGATGGGACCCAGCCCAGGTCCCCCAGCCTCTGGACACTCCCACCCACAACAGGGGCCCTCAGGATATCCTCAGGAGAATATGCATCAGATGCACAAA CCTATGGAAGGCATGCATGAGAAGGGCATGTCTGATGACCCTCGCTATGGACCAATGAAGAGCATGGGCATGAGACCAGGTGGAGGCCACATTGGAATGGGACCCCCTCCTAGCCCCAtggatcaacattcacaag GCTACCCCTCTCCACTGGGGGGATCTGAGCACTCTCCCAGCCCTGTGCCAGCCAACGGCCCTCCCGCTGGCCCCATGATGCCCTCTGGCCCAGGTGTCCCCATGGAGGGCGGTGACCCCCAGTCCATGGGCCAGCAGAACCGTGTTGGGGTCCCAGGTCCAAGTGGTGGTTCTGGGCCAGGCGGGGTTGGGCCTGGTGGACCCACCCCCTTCAATCAAAACCAGCTACACCAGCTCAGGGCCCAGATCATGGCCTACAAGATGCTGGCTCGCAGCCAGCCCCTACCAGACCACCTGCAGATGGCTGTGCAGGGTAAGAGGCCCATGCCAGGGATGCAGCAGCAGCCAGGGATGCCCAACATGCCCCCTTCCTCTGGGCCTGGAGCGGGGCCTGGACAGCCACCAGCAAACTATAACCGACCTCATG GAATGTTAGGCCCAAACATGCCTCCTCCAGGACCCTCAGGTGTTCCTCCTGGTATGCAGGGCCAGCCCACCAATGGCCCCCCTAAACAATGGCCCGAAG GGCCCATGGTGAATGCTGCTGCTCCATCCAGTGCCCCCCAGAAGCTGATTCCCCCTCAGCCCACTGGCAGACCCTCCCCTGCTCCCCCTCTGTGCCCCCTGCTGCCTCCCCGGTAATGCCCCCAGACCCAGTCCCCTGGGCAACCCCTCCAGCCCCCACCCATGGTGCTGCACCAGAAACAGAACCGCATCACGCCCATCCAGAAGCCCCGTGGGTTGGACCCAGTAGAGATCCTccaggagagagagtacaggctGCAGGCTCGTATCACCCACCGTATCCAGGAGCTGGAGCATCTACCAGGGTCTCTGGCCGGAGACCTGCGCACCAAAGCCAACATCGAGCTCAAGGCCCTGAGGCTGCTAAATTTCCAGAGACAGCTGCGTCAGGAGGTAGTGGTGTGTATGCGTCGTGACACGGCCCTGGAGACGGCCCTCAACGCTAAGGCCTACAAGCGCAGCAAGCGGCAATCCCTCCGCGAGGCCCGCATCACAGAGAAACTGGAGAAGCAACAGAAGATTGAACAGGAGCGCAAACGACGCCAGAAACACCAG GAATACCTTAACAGCATCCTGCAGCATGCTAAAGACTTCAAGGAGTACCACCGCTCTATCACAGCCAAGCTCCAGAAGGCCACCAAAGCTGTGGCCACGTACCATGCCAACACTGAGCGTGAGCAGAAGAAGGAGAACGAGCGCATTGAgaaggagagaatgaggaggCTAATG GCTGAAGATGAAGAGGGCTACCGTAAGCTGATTGACCAGAAGAAAGACAAGCGCCTGGCCTACCTGCTGCAGCAGACAGACGAGTACGTGGCCAACCTCACCGATCTGGTCAGAGCCCACAAGGCTGATCAGGCCCTCAaggataagaagaagaagaaaaagaagaagaagaagaag AAGCCAGAGAGTGGGGAGGGCCAGCCTCCTGCCCTGGGACCCGACGGAGAG CCTCTGGATGAGACCAGTCAGATGAGTGACCTGCCTGTGAAGGTGATCCATGTAGATAGTGGGAAGATCCTGACGGGGCTGGATGCGCCCCGGGCTGGCCAGCTGGACACCTGGCTGGAGATGAACCCTGG GTATGAAGTGGCTCCTCGTTCAGACAGCGAGGACAGTggctcagaggaagaggag gaggaagaggaggagccccAGCCCTCCCAGGCTCCCACTGAGGAGAAAAAGAAAATCCCAGACCCCGACACAGAGGACGTGTCCGAGGTCGACGCCCGCTACATCATCGAGGGAGCCAAGCAGGATGTTGATGATGAGTATAACAGTGCCGAGGCGGCGTTCGCCCGAGGCCTGCAGTCTTACTATGCTGTGGCCCACGCCGTCACTGAGACGGTGGACAAACAGTCCACGCTGCTGGTCAACGGGCAGCTCAAACATTACCAG ATCAAGGGCTTGGAGTGGCTGGTGTCTctgtacaacaacaacctgaatgGGATCCTGGCTGATGAGATGGGTCTGGGCAAGACCATCCAGACCATCGGCCTCATCACCTACCTCATGGAGCACAAGCGCATCAACGGTCCCTTCCTCATCATCGTGCCCCTCTC AACTCTGTCCAACTGGGTGTATGAGTTTGATAAGTGGGCTCCAACGGTGGTGAAAGTCTCTTACAAA GGCTCCCCACAGGCTCGCCGGGCATTCCTCCCCATCCTGCGCAGCGGCAAGTTCAATGTACTGCTCACCACCTACGAGTACATCATCAAAGACAAGCAAGTGCTGGCTAAG CTGCGATGGAAGTACATGATAGTGGACGAGGGCCACCGTATGAAAAACCACCACTGTAAGCTGACTGTGGTTTTGAACACCCACTACCTGGCCCCGCGGCGTCTGCTGCTGACCGGCACCCCGCTGCAGAACAAGCTGCCGGAGCTCTGGGCCCTGCTCAACTTCCTGCTGCCGACCATCTTCAAGTCCTGCACAACCTTCGAGCAGTGGTTCAACGCCCCCTTCGCCATGACCGGAGAGAAG GTGGATCTGAACGAGGAAGAGACCATCCTGATTATCCGTCGTTTGCACAAAGTGCTCCGCCCCTTCCTGCTGCGCAGACTGAAAAAGGAAGTGGAGTCCCAGCTGCCTGAGAAG gtGGAGTATGTGATCAAGTGTGACATGTCAGCCCTGCAGAGAGTGCTGTACAGACACATGCAGGCTAAGGGTGTGTTGCTCACCGACGGCTCTGAGAAAGACAAGAAG GGTAAAGGAGGCACCAAGACCCTGATGAACACCATCATGCAGCTGAGGAAGATCTGTAACCATCCCTACATGTTCCAGCAGATCGAG GAGTCCTTCTCTGAGCATTTGGGATTCACTGGAGGCGTAGTGTCTGG ACCTGACCTGTACCGCGCCGCTGGGAAGTTTGAGCTGCTAGACCGTATCCTGCCCAAGCTGATGGTCACTGACCACAAGGTCCTGCTCTTCTGTCAGATGACTTCCACCATGACCATCATGGAGGACTACTTTGGCTGGCGCAACTTTAAGTACCTGCGTCTGGACG GAACCACCAAGGCTGAGGATCGTGGGATGCTTTTGAAGACCTTCAATGACCCCGCCTCTCAGTACTTTGTGTTCCTGCTCAGCACCAGGGCCGGCGGGCTGGGCCTCAACCTTCAGTCTGCTGACACTGTGGTCATCTTTGACTCCGACTGGAACCCACATCAG GATCTGCAGGCCCAGGACAGAGCCCACCGTATCGGGCAGCGGAACGAGGTGCGTGTGTTGCGTCTCTGCACCGTTCAAAGTGTGGAGGAGAAGATCCTGGCGGCGGCCAAGTACAAGCTGAACGTGGACCAGAAGGTCATCCAGGCCGGCATGTTCGACCAGAAGTCGTCGAGTCACGAGCGCCGTGCCTTCCTGCAGGCCATCCTGGAGCATGAGGAACAGGACGAGGTCGGGGCCCCGGGGGGCTGGCGCGCTGGGGGGGCGTTG GAGGAGGACGAGGTGCCTGATGATGAGACCGTCAACCAGATGATTGCCAGAAGCGAGGAGGAGTTTGACCAGTTCATG CGTATGGACCTGGACCGGCGCCGCGAGGACGCCCGCAACCCCAAGAGAAAGCCCCGTCTGATGGAGGATGACGAGCTGCCCACCTGGATCCTAAAGGATGATGCCGAGGTGGAGAGGCTcacctgtgaggaggaggaggagaagatgttTGGTCGCGGCTCTCGCCAGCGCAAGGAGGTGGACTACAGCGACTCACTCACAGAGAAGCAGTGGCTCAAG GCCATAGAGGACGGTAATCTGGAGGACCTCGAGGAGGAGGTGCGTCACAAGAAGACGACCCGGAAGCGCAAGCGAGACCGTGATGACATGCCCGGCTCGGCCACGCCCAGCTCCAGCGGTGGTCGCAGCCGTGACAAGGATGAGGAGGTAAAGAAGGCCAAGAAACGTGGGCGCCCTCCAGCTGAAAAACTGTCCCCTAACCCCCCATCCCTCACCAAGAAGATGAAGAAGGTGGTGGACACTGTCATCAAGTACAAGGACGG CAGCAATGGGCGCCAGCTGAGTGAAGTCTTCATCCAGCTGCCCTCGCGCAAGGAGTTGCCTGAGTACTACGAGCTCATCCGCAAACCTGTCGACTTCAGGAAGATTAAG gAGAGGATCCGCAGCCATAAGTACCGCAGCCTGAATGACCTGGAGAAGGATGTGATGCTGCTGTGTAGTAACGCTCAGACCTTCAACCTGGAGGGCTCTCTG ATCTATGAGGACTCCATCGTACTTCAGTCAGTCTTCACCAGCGTCCGGCAGAAGATtgaaaaggagaaggaggaggagagtgagggagaggagagtgaggaagaagaggaggaggtggacgaAGGCTCTGAGTCTGAAT cTCGTTCAGTGAAGGTGAAGATTAAActggggaggaaggagaaggagggcaGAGGGAAGGGCCAGCGCCGGAGAGGCCGTGGCTCCCGGGCCAAACCTGTGGTGAGCGACGACGACagcgaggaggagcaggaggag GCGGGTTCGGTCAGCGGCAGTGAGGAGGACTGA